The genomic segment TTAGATTAATTGATACTATCTTCGACTACTATCGTGAACAACCTTCTAATGCACGTTTAGGGGCACTTATAGAAAATATAGGATTTGAAAAATTTAAAGAAGATATACTTAAAAGAGCTGATTTAGCCTGCTCAAAAGAAAAGATGGAAAATAAATAATAAGGTTGGTGCTATTCAGCACCAACCATGATGTTAACAGATGTCAACAAATATTCTCCCAATGAACATTCTCTGCAAGAATTTGGACAAATTCTTCTAAACCTTTTTTATCTTCTTCATCAAAGCGATTTTTTATCGGACTATCAATATCCAATACACCTTTTAATTCTCCATCTTTAAGTATGGGCACAACAATCTCCGACTGAGATGCAGCATCACAGGCAATATGTCCAGGAAACTCATGTACATCAGGTACTAATATCGTTTTCCGCTTTTCTGCTGCTGTACCACAGACTCCTTTTCCTATAGGAATATGGGTACAGGCTGGCTTACCTTGAAATGGCCCTAAAACCAGCTCGTCATTTTTCAACAGATAGAAACCAACCCAGTTAATCTCATCCATCTGATGGCCCAGAAGAGCTGACGCATTAGCCAATTGAGCTAACCAATCAGATTCATAACAAACCTGGCCTATAAGAAGTTTATTCACCGTTTTATAAAAAAGTTGCTTATCATCAGTTTTTATTTTTTTTGCTCTATACATTTACCTTCCCCTTCCATGATAGACTGTATTTATGGTTAAATATTATGCAAAAGAACTGAAATTCCTGCTTTAATTTATGATTTTACTGCAAAAAGCTAATTTTGAGCGACATAGAAATTTTTCGCCAAATCATCTTAGCGAGATTTCCAACGAAATAAGGCCTCATTAAAGGATGTGATGAGCTAATCAAGGGCCAGGAGGGCCCTTTGATTAGGAAGCCTTATTTCGGCAAAAATCGAGCTTTAGATGATTCGAAAAATTTCTCAAGAAGCGAAAAATTAGCTTTTTGCAGTTTAATCATTTATCCGTTCTAAATAGACCAGGCTATTTTCAGTAGTAATTATCATTGAAGAACTCCCTGGAATAGAGGTTACACCTACCACGAGAGATCCCATATCCCTGGCCGTTATAAACTTTCCTGTTTCATCAAATAGATAGAGAAACCCTTGCTCTCCTCCTACCCATAGTTTATTTCTACAATAATCAAGCAAAACAATCCTTTCACTAACTTCCTTACTATTAAGAATAGAACCACTTTCAGGCTCAAGAATATATATCTTTTTTCCTGAGGAGATATAAAGGTAATCCTTCAAAAGAATATTAATAGGTTTTTGAAAACCATTTCTTATAGAATAGATTTCTTTCCCTGTATGAGAAAAAGCATAAAAAACTCCACGCGAGGAGAGAAGATAAAGAAAATCATCAGTAATAATTCCCTGCTTTGCACCACCGTTGATTGAAAGTTTCAGAGAATACCATTGATCACCTCTCTGATGCCAGAAGGTTCCATCAACTGTAAAAAAAGCAGGAGAATTGTCTAAAAAAACAAAACTCTCCGCTAAAATCTCCTCTTCAAACTCCTCTTTTTTAAGAAGCTCTCCCTCCAAAGTATATCTGTATATTGTCGACCTATTAGCTAACAGCCAGAGGTTTTTGTCCTTTATCACTAAAGGGGTGACATCTATCCCGAGTTTTCGTTGCCAGAGTATTTTTCCACTATATCTATTAAAAGCATAAACTGAACCTTGAAAAGTACCCACAATCAAAAACTCCTGAGTTTGTATTACTGGCCTCAGTACAAGCTCATTAAGTAGATATGACCATACTTTCACTCTGTCAAGCTGAATAGCATCAACCCGTCCCTCTAAATCTACTGAATATACCATCTCCCCCTGCATTTGAGCTGGAATAACATACCGATTAGAACTGGTATGTATGTTAGAGGTAGCCAGAGTCAAGTCTGAAAGATAGACTTCTCTTCTAAATTTGCTATTAGGCTTAAAATCAATAAGAAGTTCCTCTGATTCAAAGCCTTCCTTTTCAAATCTAAAAGCCCGGAAACCTAAAGGAATGGATGTAATTTTAATAGGAGTCTTACCCATCATTTGGCCATCCATATAAACTACTATATTTTCGAGGGGACTGGTAATCATTATCTCCCCTTTAGCATTATTGTAAGCATATAAGGCATAAGCAAATGACCCCACTATAATAATTATAAATATAAAAACAGCCAAATGTGAATTTGTTCTATCCATAACTTTCATCTCCCGTGATAAATAATACGGAGGGATAATCCCTCCTTTAACGACCTTTTAATTTGGGGTCAAATGCATCTCTTAAACCATCACCAATAAAGTTAAATGCCAATATAGTACAAAAGATAAACATACCGGGCCAGAGAGCAAGCCATGGAGCTGTAGAAAGATATTGACGAGCATTAATCAACATATTACCCCAGCTCGGTGTAGGAGGTTGAATTCCTAATCCCAGATAGCTTAAATAAGATTCTGAAAGAATGGCACTACCAACCCCCAAAGTCGCCGACACAATAATTGGTGCCAGAGTATTGGGTAAAATATGGGAAAAAATTATTCTTGGAGTAGATACACCCAAAGCTCTAGCGGCTTGAACAAACTCCTGTTCCTTAAGGGACAGTACCTGGGCCCGAACAATTCTTGCGATCCCCATCCATCCAAAAAGAACCAATACAACAACCATATTAGTAAATCCAGGGCCAACCATATAAGCTACAACAAGCAGAACAGCTAAACGGGGCAAAGATATCATGAAATCTACGAAACGCATCAAAACAGTATCTAACCAACCTCCAAAATACCCAGATATAGCCCCAATAAAGCTACCAATAATAACACTGGTTATTGAAACTATAAAACCTAAAGAAAGAGAAATTTTACCACCAGCCAGAATTCTGGCAAATACATCCCGTCCTAATTCATCTGTACCCATCCAGAATTCTGTAGATGGAGGTTGAAAACGATTTAAGATATCCTGTTCCGTTATATCATGTTTACTGATTAAATCTGAAAAAATAGTCATAATCAATAAAACTCCAATAATGATAAGACCTATAATGGCCAGTTTGTGTTTTAAAAACCGCCAGAAAACCATAGAAAAGTAACTTTGAGACTTTTCGGTTAATCCGTGTCGAAGATCTTCAAGTTTAGCTGAATTCTGTGGCTGCATTCATCATTTCCCCCTTTCTTAAGAATATCGAATCCTTGGATCAATCAAAGCATAACAAATATCAGCTATGAGATTAAAAATAACCGTTAAAATAGCCAAAAACATGACAATAGCCATGGTAATAAAAGTATCATGAGCATTTATAGAATGAATAAAGAGTCGTCCCATTCCAGGATACGCAAAAACAGCTTCAGTAATAATAGCGCCCCCAAAAATACCTGGAATAGCCAACATTATCAAAGTAATAAGAGGAATTAGTGCATTACGTAATGCATGTTTGTAAATTACTACCTTTTCACTCAAACCTTTTGAACGGGCAGTACGAATATAATCCTCACGAATAACCTCCAACATACTGGATCTCATGTAACGCATCCATCCAGCCATACTTATTAATCCCAGGGTAAAAGCCGGTAGAATCAGATAACGGATTCTATCTAAAATAAGATTTATAAGACCCGGTTCCACACTAACACTCCTAAAGCCAGCAGGTGGAAGCCAACCCAATTTAACAGCAAAAAGATAAATGACTAGAAGTCCAAACCAGTGAGAGGGCATACTAAAACCAAAAAAGGCATAAACTGTCCAGAAATAATCCCAAATTGAATACTGTTTTACAGCTGAAAAAATTCCAATAGGTATAGCAAAAGTAAGAGCAATAATAAAAGAACTACCAATTAGTAAAACAGTATTACCTAAGTTCCTTTTTATAATCTCCAGTACAGGTAGTTTGTACTGGCGCGAAAAGCCTAGATCACCACTTAAGACTCTTTTTATCCAACGTAAATATCTTAAATAAAAAGGCTGGTCCAAACCATAAACCTTCTTCAAAGCTGCTATATCCTCTGGAGTAATATTGGGATCACTCATCATCAGCATATCGATTGGATCTCCAGGCATATTAATCAACAGAATAAAACTTACTAAAGAAATCAAAAATAGAACCGGTATAAACTGCAATATTCGTCGAATGATATATGTACTCATTATTGCACCTCCATGATTGGGGAGGTCACATATCGCAACCTCCCCTTAATATTATCCCCTTATTATTCGATATCCCACTCCCAACAGTTCCATGTATATGGATCTGCAGAACCAGTTGGTTTAATTCCTTTTACATTGGTCTTCCAGGTAGCAATATCGACGCGGAAGAAGAGTGGTAAAGATGGTAAGTCTTCAGTCCAGAGCTTCATCAATTCAACATTAAGCTCCTGTCTCTTCTTCTCCGACATCTCTACTAACATCTTTTCAATAATTTTATCAGCTTCCTCGTTAGCCCATCCAGCTATGTTTTGGCCAGACCAACCATTTTCTTCAGTTGGAATTTGATCACTATGCCACATTAATGGCATACTGGTTGGGTAGGATACCCAGGCAAACATGATCATGTGAGGCCATTCACGTCTATAGAAGTGATCACCATTGAATAAAACAGCAGGTGGCATAACTTCAATCTCAAGTTTAACACCGATCTTTTTCCACATATCTTGCAGTACTTGCAAAGTTAATTCACGAGGACGATTACCGGAAGTGGTACGGATGTTAAGAATCATCTTTTCGCCCTTTTCATTTTCTAAAATTCCATCCTCACCTATAGTCCAACCAGCCATAGCCATTAAAGCTAATGCTTTTTCTGGATTGTATTCATATTTCTTAATAACTTTATCAACTGCATCGGTATAGAGTGGATGACGTGGAGCCATAAAGGTATGTGCTACTGGCAGTACTCCATCAAAGAGAGCATCTACCAATTTCTGACGATCTATAGCATACAACAATGCTTTCCGGACTCTAGGATCTCTAAATGGTGGATAATCGCGCTTATTTAAATCAATATGCTCCCAAACAACTCCAGGAACAAATTCAATGTTAATCTCATTTGGATCAACAGATTTCTTTAAGTTCATAGCAACATCGAATGGTACAGTTGGTGGCAGAGTAGCATCAACTTCACCGGTCTTAATCATAACAGCCAGAGTTTCGGTATCTTCTACAAAACGGGCAATAATTCTATCGATTTTCGGTTCAGCAATAAAGAAGTTTTCGTTCTTGACTACTTCGATATGGCTACCGGGTACCCAATCTTTCAGCTTATATGGACCACGGCCAATAAATTGATTTGTCCAGTATGGATGGTTGATGAACTTTTCTTTGTCAGTTCTATAAACTTCTTCAAGAATATGTCTTGGCAGAGCGCCCTGACCATTAATAGTCAGATCAGCAAAAGGATATAATTCTTTCCAGTAAACAATACACTCATAATCGTTGATTACTTCAATATGATCAATTTTCTTAGTAACATAGCGGCTGACAATAGGGATTTCTTCATCTAATCCAACTTCAAAACCAAACACATAGTCATGAATGGTATGCTTAACCCCATCATGCCAATAAACATCATCCCTTATTTTCCAATGAACTTCCATGGTACCATCATCATTTACGATCCAGGTACCATCTTCAACGCTGGGTCTGTATAAAGCAACAGCAGGATGAAGATCCCAATTGTTATCCCGATAAAGTAATCCTATATCCAGAAGTCCTTCCACAGTAGTTCCAGCTACCATACTAAACATAGGACCAAAACCATCAGGCTCCTGGGTCATCGCAAATTGTAAAACTTTTTCCTTACTTAACGCTACACTACTAACAACACATAGAGTTAACAAAATAGCCAAAAAAATGACAAACCTTTTTTGAGACATTCTCTTTCCTCCTTTACTCTTTTTCTTCATTCTCCACTTCAGTATACATTAATAGTTAAACTTTACTCTTTACGAACCACCCCCTCAAAGATTATAAATTATTTTTATTTTCTGAAAATTCTTTATAAATATTTTATAATATTTATTATTCGAACTATTTATAATATCTTCTTGAAGTCTTCACCAATAATATTATTCGCCTAAATACTAAAAATTCCTTTTTCTCTGAATAAAAAAATGCTATTTTCTTTATCGAAGTTATAAATTATAAGTTAAGGATAATTATTTCCATTAAATTAAATTCCAGTCATATTACCAAATATACTAAATAGAAAAAGAGCCTTAAATGGCCCTTAGATATTTTACCATCCTCTAATCTCAATATCAGAATTAGAAGTCTCTAAATTAACTATAGCCCCACCACCATTAACAATAAGTTTAATGATATCGTCTGTCAGAAGTCTTTTAGTGTGCTGCAGTTCACAACTGATACTGCCATTACTGGTTTCGGCAGTTACATCCATTTTGCTATCTGAGGGGACTTCCATTATAATTCTACCATTACTGGTTTTCAGATTATATGTACCATTTATATCAATGGGACTTCTAAATATAATACTGGAATTAGAAGTACTGAGAGTGACTTCTAACAATCCCTGATCACTAGCTTCTATATTAATAAAACCATTTTTACTTTCAACAGCAATTATCCCCGCAATATCATTTCCGGTAACCCTACCATTACTTGTAACTACATCCATAATTCCATTTACATTTTCTAATTCAATATGTCCATTACTACTGACCACATTAATTCGTCTACTAAAGTCCTTAACTTCAACAAAGTCATTGCTGGTTTTATTATTTATATTGGAAACTGTCGAATTAGGAATTTTAACCTTAAAATTAACACCAGCTGTCATAATACTCAAAGGGAAAAACGATGGTCGTTTCACTTTCACCTCTACTTTAGAATCATTTTCTATCAAATCAACATAAATCTCTTTTTCGAGAAACTCTTTTAATTTTGCTTGATCATCTCCTCTAGCCATTTTAGTTATCTCTAGATGAATATTATCATCTTCAGAAGATGCAATGGTCACATAACCGTTAAAAGTCTGAAGAACAAATTCCTCTCGAGCTGATATCTTTTTCATTAAAGTTTGTTTACCTTCATACCTACCTAAACCTATACAACCAGCTACTAGACCAACTAAAGCCAGTAAAACCACTACTGTCAAATATTTTTTTCTCATCAGTTTCACTCCTCTTAACAAACTTCTATCAACCAAATGTATCTTCTTTTTTCAGAATACACTGACTTGCTACATATACCTGGCCCAAAGCTAAACCTCCATCATTGGTAGGAACCTGACAGTGCTGAAATACTTCAAACCCTTCTCCTTCCAGACATTTTTTCAATCCCAAACTCAATAACCGATTCTGAAAAACACCTCCGCTCATTACTACACGCTGAAGCCCCAATTCCTGACGAATCTTTATACATAAATTTAAAGCCATCTCCACAACTGTTCCATGAAACCGCCGTGCAATCTTATAAGCCTTTTTGCCTGCACGTAAATCCCTTATAATAGCGCTAATTATCGGTAAAGGGTTAATCACAAATGGTGGACTATCATCTTCTACAATAAAGGGATAAGGCTCTCCTAATTCTTCACCGGCCAGTTCCTCCAATTCAATAGCCGCCTGGCCCTCATAGCTTATCCTTGTTCTAATTCCCAATATTGCGGCAACAGCATCAAAAAGCCGACCCATACTTGAAGTTTCAGGTACTTTAATTCCTTTTTCAATAATTGTTTTAAGCATATTTATCTCATCCTTAAGAGAATACCAGAATGGTAGCTCCTGCAACCAATCTGCATCTGGCAAAGCCTTTAAGAGATAAGCAACCCCAATCCGCCAGGGTTCCTTAACCCCTTTATCACCACCAGGAAGGGGCAAATATTTAAGATGTGCCCAGCGTTCAAACTTTTCTGGTGAAGCTATCAATATCTCACCACCCCAGATTTTTCCATCTGTCCCATATCCGGTTCCATCAAAAGCAAGGCCAATTACTTGTCCATCTAATCCATGCTCTGCCATACAGCTAGCAATATGGGCATGATGATGCTGGACACCTATCAAACGCTTATCCTTATACTTCTTTAAAGCAAATTTAGTAGATATATATTCAGGATGAAGATCATGTACTACTATTTCCGGTTCAATTTCAAATAACTTCACCATCTCATCAATCATTCGCCGGTAGTGATATAGACTATTTTTGGTCTTCAAATCTCCGATATGCTGACTCATAAATACCAGTCCTTTCTCCGCCAGTGCAAAAATATTATTCATCTCTCCCCCACAAGCAAG from the Anoxybacter fermentans genome contains:
- a CDS encoding GAF domain-containing protein; this translates as MYRAKKIKTDDKQLFYKTVNKLLIGQVCYESDWLAQLANASALLGHQMDEINWVGFYLLKNDELVLGPFQGKPACTHIPIGKGVCGTAAEKRKTILVPDVHEFPGHIACDAASQSEIVVPILKDGELKGVLDIDSPIKNRFDEEDKKGLEEFVQILAENVHWENIC
- a CDS encoding PEGA domain-containing protein → MDRTNSHLAVFIFIIIIVGSFAYALYAYNNAKGEIMITSPLENIVVYMDGQMMGKTPIKITSIPLGFRAFRFEKEGFESEELLIDFKPNSKFRREVYLSDLTLATSNIHTSSNRYVIPAQMQGEMVYSVDLEGRVDAIQLDRVKVWSYLLNELVLRPVIQTQEFLIVGTFQGSVYAFNRYSGKILWQRKLGIDVTPLVIKDKNLWLLANRSTIYRYTLEGELLKKEEFEEEILAESFVFLDNSPAFFTVDGTFWHQRGDQWYSLKLSINGGAKQGIITDDFLYLLSSRGVFYAFSHTGKEIYSIRNGFQKPINILLKDYLYISSGKKIYILEPESGSILNSKEVSERIVLLDYCRNKLWVGGEQGFLYLFDETGKFITARDMGSLVVGVTSIPGSSSMIITTENSLVYLERIND
- the opp4C gene encoding oligopeptide ABC transporter permease, encoding MQPQNSAKLEDLRHGLTEKSQSYFSMVFWRFLKHKLAIIGLIIIGVLLIMTIFSDLISKHDITEQDILNRFQPPSTEFWMGTDELGRDVFARILAGGKISLSLGFIVSITSVIIGSFIGAISGYFGGWLDTVLMRFVDFMISLPRLAVLLVVAYMVGPGFTNMVVVLVLFGWMGIARIVRAQVLSLKEQEFVQAARALGVSTPRIIFSHILPNTLAPIIVSATLGVGSAILSESYLSYLGLGIQPPTPSWGNMLINARQYLSTAPWLALWPGMFIFCTILAFNFIGDGLRDAFDPKLKGR
- a CDS encoding ABC transporter permease, translated to MSTYIIRRILQFIPVLFLISLVSFILLINMPGDPIDMLMMSDPNITPEDIAALKKVYGLDQPFYLRYLRWIKRVLSGDLGFSRQYKLPVLEIIKRNLGNTVLLIGSSFIIALTFAIPIGIFSAVKQYSIWDYFWTVYAFFGFSMPSHWFGLLVIYLFAVKLGWLPPAGFRSVSVEPGLINLILDRIRYLILPAFTLGLISMAGWMRYMRSSMLEVIREDYIRTARSKGLSEKVVIYKHALRNALIPLITLIMLAIPGIFGGAIITEAVFAYPGMGRLFIHSINAHDTFITMAIVMFLAILTVIFNLIADICYALIDPRIRYS
- a CDS encoding peptide ABC transporter substrate-binding protein; this encodes MSQKRFVIFLAILLTLCVVSSVALSKEKVLQFAMTQEPDGFGPMFSMVAGTTVEGLLDIGLLYRDNNWDLHPAVALYRPSVEDGTWIVNDDGTMEVHWKIRDDVYWHDGVKHTIHDYVFGFEVGLDEEIPIVSRYVTKKIDHIEVINDYECIVYWKELYPFADLTINGQGALPRHILEEVYRTDKEKFINHPYWTNQFIGRGPYKLKDWVPGSHIEVVKNENFFIAEPKIDRIIARFVEDTETLAVMIKTGEVDATLPPTVPFDVAMNLKKSVDPNEINIEFVPGVVWEHIDLNKRDYPPFRDPRVRKALLYAIDRQKLVDALFDGVLPVAHTFMAPRHPLYTDAVDKVIKKYEYNPEKALALMAMAGWTIGEDGILENEKGEKMILNIRTTSGNRPRELTLQVLQDMWKKIGVKLEIEVMPPAVLFNGDHFYRREWPHMIMFAWVSYPTSMPLMWHSDQIPTEENGWSGQNIAGWANEEADKIIEKMLVEMSEKKRQELNVELMKLWTEDLPSLPLFFRVDIATWKTNVKGIKPTGSADPYTWNCWEWDIE
- a CDS encoding DUF4097 family beta strand repeat-containing protein yields the protein MRKKYLTVVVLLALVGLVAGCIGLGRYEGKQTLMKKISAREEFVLQTFNGYVTIASSEDDNIHLEITKMARGDDQAKLKEFLEKEIYVDLIENDSKVEVKVKRPSFFPLSIMTAGVNFKVKIPNSTVSNINNKTSNDFVEVKDFSRRINVVSSNGHIELENVNGIMDVVTSNGRVTGNDIAGIIAVESKNGFINIEASDQGLLEVTLSTSNSSIIFRSPIDINGTYNLKTSNGRIIMEVPSDSKMDVTAETSNGSISCELQHTKRLLTDDIIKLIVNGGGAIVNLETSNSDIEIRGW